The Penaeus monodon isolate SGIC_2016 chromosome 33, NSTDA_Pmon_1, whole genome shotgun sequence genome includes a window with the following:
- the LOC119593891 gene encoding uncharacterized protein LOC119593891 (The sequence of the model RefSeq protein was modified relative to this genomic sequence to represent the inferred CDS: added 35 bases not found in genome assembly) codes for MASQRQVACADDPAAAASRSACAGRWMPVRRRGLAGTGDWRTGKMATESIRTMTLKHVRKTEESSGRRRWLRATLQSLPPANYEARRQPLIAGRRPRLRNLIMARGDFQRRFRHDHDNRDKDRSKLTYLPALPVALWEASPRPPFCSSGRLH; via the exons ATGGCATCCCAGCGCCAGGTTGCTTGTGCGGACGATCCCGCCGCGGCCGCCAGTCGCTCTGCCTGCGCCGGACGCTGGATGCCAGTGCGGAGAAGAGGCCTGGCTGGCACTGGCGACTGGCGAACGGGGAAAATGGCGACAGAAAGCATACGTACAATGACACTCAAGCACGTCCGTAAAACGGAGGAGAGCAGCGGGCGTCGTCGATGGCTGCGCGCGACGCTTCAGTCGCTCCCGCCGGCCAATTACGAGGCCCG GCGGCAGCCACTGATCGCTGGGCGTCGACCTCGCCTCAGAAACCTAATCATGGCTCGCGGGGACTTTCAGAGGCGATTTAGACACGATCATGAtaacagagataaagacaggTCAAAGCTGACTTATTTGCCAGCGCTGCCGGTTGCTCTCTgggaagcctcccccc